The following are encoded in a window of Caldicellulosiruptoraceae bacterium PP1 genomic DNA:
- a CDS encoding mechanosensitive ion channel family protein, which yields MVKKILDDLFLYGGNFIYSIFIVITGLILIKLINNAIDRWQSREKKIVIPINQKRIDTTAALIKSVLRYFIYFIIIVLVLEKFNIPIKTLLAVAGIGGVAIGFGAQSLIKDLIAGLFLIIEDQLAVGDYITIDSKSGYVIEMGLKTIKIQDFNGSIHIIPNGSIGTITNWSRTNSKVIVDIKVNINLKYNDVCQNLQSVFEEIKNKYIDDLVEEPKIIGIIDTNWIEYTIRIIALSKPLKHWEIEREMKKIIIEKLYSK from the coding sequence ATGGTTAAAAAAATATTAGATGATTTATTTTTATATGGTGGTAATTTTATATACTCAATATTTATAGTTATTACTGGATTAATATTGATAAAATTAATAAATAATGCTATTGATAGATGGCAGAGTCGAGAAAAAAAAATTGTAATACCAATTAATCAAAAAAGGATTGATACAACAGCAGCGTTAATTAAGAGTGTTTTAAGATATTTTATTTATTTTATTATAATTGTATTAGTACTTGAAAAGTTTAATATACCTATAAAAACATTGTTAGCAGTTGCGGGAATTGGTGGAGTAGCTATTGGTTTTGGTGCTCAAAGCTTAATAAAAGACCTTATAGCAGGTCTTTTTTTGATTATTGAAGATCAATTAGCTGTTGGCGATTATATTACAATAGACTCAAAAAGCGGATATGTTATTGAAATGGGATTAAAAACAATAAAAATTCAGGACTTTAATGGTTCAATTCATATTATTCCAAATGGATCTATTGGAACAATTACAAATTGGTCTCGAACAAACTCTAAAGTTATTGTTGATATTAAAGTAAATATTAATTTAAAATATAATGATGTATGTCAAAATCTACAAAGTGTATTTGAAGAGATTAAAAATAAGTATATTGATGATTTGGTTGAAGAACCTAAGATTATAGGTATAATTGATACTAATTGGATAGAATATACAATTAGAATTATTGCATTATCTAAGCCACTAAAACATTGGGAAATAGAACGTGAAATGAAAAAAATTATAATTGAAAAATTATATTCGAAATAA
- a CDS encoding ANTAR domain-containing response regulator, producing the protein MVKVIVGIKTSNLNNVIKKALQENGYTIVDNVFDLSECIRKVRTLKPQLLIVEYGFSSGSLIEMIEVINSDKICPVIVLANESQKSQMESVIFENDIFNIFLYKPFNKASFISYIDLIIKNYNKMRKLELEIEKLKDSLETRKIVEKAKGILMKELKIDENTAMKKLQKLSMDSKLPLKEIALKILSMNFKK; encoded by the coding sequence ATGGTAAAGGTAATTGTAGGTATTAAAACTTCTAATCTTAATAATGTTATTAAAAAAGCTTTGCAAGAAAATGGCTATACTATAGTAGATAATGTTTTTGATCTTTCAGAATGTATCAGAAAAGTAAGGACTCTAAAACCACAATTATTGATTGTTGAATATGGTTTTTCTTCAGGAAGTCTTATTGAAATGATTGAGGTAATAAATAGTGATAAGATTTGTCCTGTAATAGTACTTGCAAATGAGTCACAAAAATCTCAAATGGAATCAGTTATATTTGAAAATGATATTTTTAATATATTCTTATATAAACCATTCAATAAAGCTTCGTTTATATCATATATTGATTTAATTATTAAAAACTATAATAAAATGAGAAAACTTGAACTCGAGATTGAGAAACTTAAAGATAGCCTTGAAACACGAAAAATCGTAGAAAAAGCTAAAGGTATTCTTATGAAAGAATTAAAGATTGATGAAAATACTGCTATGAAAAAATTGCAAAAACTAAGCATGGATAGCAAACTTCCACTGAAAGAAATAGCTTTAAAGATTTTGAGTATGAATTTTAAAAAATGA
- a CDS encoding gamma-glutamyl-gamma-aminobutyrate hydrolase family protein: protein MNVLIFCGYDFEKHRLYCSIDYYEPLLKLNCDISFFPSSKNSISKLEQYIKNADALLFCGGEDVHPQFYKSQPLKGIGRINILRDKIEIEAMKIADRLNKRVLAICRGIQIMNVAFGGDLIQDINSSNYPLSHWQNTEVWIGYHSIFIEGKKLYNIFKSKETLVNSFHHQAVNNIASGFSIEARSSDGIIEAISKNDKEFFIGVQWHPESMWQKNENQFKLFKEFVGVNDG from the coding sequence TTGAATGTATTAATATTTTGTGGTTATGATTTTGAAAAACATAGGTTATATTGTTCTATTGATTATTATGAGCCGCTACTAAAACTCAATTGTGATATTTCATTTTTTCCGAGTAGTAAAAATTCAATCAGTAAGTTAGAACAATATATTAAAAATGCTGATGCTCTTTTATTTTGTGGTGGTGAAGATGTTCATCCTCAGTTTTATAAAAGTCAACCACTAAAAGGGATTGGTAGAATTAATATATTGAGGGATAAGATAGAGATTGAAGCAATGAAGATAGCTGATAGATTAAATAAAAGAGTATTAGCTATATGTAGAGGTATTCAAATCATGAATGTTGCTTTTGGAGGTGATTTAATACAAGATATTAATTCAAGTAATTATCCTCTCTCTCATTGGCAAAATACTGAGGTCTGGATTGGTTATCATTCTATATTCATAGAAGGTAAAAAACTATATAATATATTTAAATCAAAAGAAACACTTGTAAATTCTTTTCATCATCAGGCTGTGAATAATATTGCATCAGGTTTTTCAATTGAAGCAAGATCTTCAGATGGAATAATTGAGGCTATTTCGAAAAATGATAAGGAATTCTTTATTGGGGTTCAGTGGCATCCAGAATCTATGTGGCAAAAAAATGAAAATCAATTTAAACTGTTTAAGGAATTTGTAGGTGTTAATGATGGTTAA
- a CDS encoding DMT family transporter, whose amino-acid sequence MRYFLFAIIVGIFIGFQSPINSALGKVTDPKVAAIWNNLLGLSALVFLGITTNSIYKFPTLFKSPPILLIGGLLGASIVYLSIITIPKIGAANFIAFIVLAQLLSSLFIDYLGLFGLPKKNIDISRIIGVLFLLIGAYLIKK is encoded by the coding sequence ATGAGATATTTTTTATTTGCAATTATCGTAGGTATTTTTATTGGTTTTCAGTCTCCAATAAACTCAGCACTAGGCAAAGTTACTGATCCAAAAGTAGCTGCAATATGGAATAATCTGCTCGGTTTATCTGCACTAGTTTTTTTGGGTATTACAACTAATTCAATATACAAATTTCCTACTCTATTTAAAAGCCCTCCAATTCTTTTAATTGGTGGTCTTCTTGGGGCCTCCATTGTTTATTTATCAATTATTACAATACCTAAAATTGGTGCAGCAAATTTTATTGCTTTTATAGTATTAGCTCAGTTATTATCTTCATTATTTATTGATTATTTAGGGTTATTTGGATTACCAAAGAAAAATATTGATATAAGCAGAATTATAGGAGTATTATTTCTTCTTATAGGTGCATATTTAATAAAAAAATAA
- the xylB gene encoding xylulokinase, producing the protein MYYIGIDVGTSGTKTILVDVKGKIISTATYEYPLYQPNIGWAEQNPDDWWQASLNGINEVLRKSNVNPQLVKGIGLTGQMHGLVMLDKNLNVIRPSIIWCDQRTAKECDEITSKVGKERLIEITANPALTGFTASKLLWIKNNEPENYQKIYKILLPKDYIRFKLTGEFATDVSDASGMQLLDVKNRCWSNEVLEKLEIDKQILGKVYESPEITGTITNEVSKLTGLSTSTFVVAGGGDQAAGAVGNGIVRKGVVSSTIGSSGVVFAHIDDIKVDPLGRVHTFCHAVPGKWHVMGVTQGAGLSLKWFRDNFAHIEMKAYEYINSDPYILMDKEAEMANPGSDGLVFLPYLMGERTPILDPYARGIFFGITAKHTRREFIRSVMEGVVYSLKDCLEVIKGMDVEISEIYVSGGGAKSKLWKQMQADIFENEVWTLNSKEGPAFGAAILAAVGAKEFSSVEEACDQMIVKVEKCEPNQKNYDIYRKSYKLYTSIYPRIKDLYTL; encoded by the coding sequence ATGTACTATATAGGTATTGATGTTGGAACTTCAGGTACAAAAACTATTTTAGTTGATGTAAAAGGGAAAATAATTTCAACTGCAACATATGAATATCCATTATATCAACCTAATATTGGCTGGGCAGAACAGAATCCAGATGATTGGTGGCAAGCCTCATTAAATGGAATTAATGAGGTATTAAGAAAATCAAATGTTAATCCACAATTAGTTAAAGGTATAGGTTTAACTGGACAAATGCATGGTTTAGTAATGCTAGATAAAAATTTAAATGTTATTAGACCATCAATTATTTGGTGTGATCAAAGGACAGCAAAAGAATGTGATGAAATAACTAGTAAAGTTGGTAAAGAAAGATTAATTGAAATAACTGCTAATCCAGCATTAACTGGCTTTACTGCATCTAAACTTCTATGGATAAAAAACAATGAACCTGAAAATTATCAAAAAATTTATAAGATATTACTTCCAAAGGATTATATTAGATTTAAATTAACTGGAGAATTTGCAACTGATGTATCAGATGCATCTGGTATGCAACTTTTAGATGTAAAGAATAGATGTTGGTCAAATGAAGTTCTTGAAAAATTAGAGATTGATAAACAAATTCTTGGCAAAGTATATGAATCACCTGAGATAACAGGAACAATAACTAATGAAGTATCTAAATTAACTGGTCTTTCTACATCAACTTTTGTTGTTGCTGGTGGTGGAGATCAGGCTGCAGGTGCAGTAGGTAATGGTATTGTTAGAAAAGGAGTAGTTTCTTCGACAATAGGCTCTTCTGGTGTTGTATTTGCACATATCGACGATATAAAAGTAGACCCACTTGGAAGAGTTCACACTTTTTGTCATGCTGTTCCAGGAAAATGGCATGTTATGGGTGTTACTCAAGGAGCAGGATTATCACTTAAATGGTTTAGAGATAATTTTGCTCATATAGAAATGAAGGCTTATGAATATATAAATTCAGACCCTTATATACTAATGGATAAAGAGGCGGAAATGGCAAATCCAGGTAGTGATGGACTTGTATTCTTGCCTTATTTGATGGGTGAAAGAACACCAATACTCGATCCATATGCAAGAGGAATATTTTTCGGAATAACAGCTAAGCATACAAGAAGAGAATTTATAAGATCGGTCATGGAAGGTGTTGTATATTCCCTCAAAGATTGTTTAGAGGTTATTAAAGGTATGGATGTGGAGATAAGTGAGATATATGTTTCTGGTGGTGGAGCTAAGAGTAAATTGTGGAAACAGATGCAGGCTGATATATTTGAAAATGAAGTATGGACATTAAATTCTAAAGAAGGTCCTGCATTTGGTGCAGCTATCCTTGCAGCAGTAGGTGCAAAAGAATTTAGTTCTGTTGAAGAAGCATGTGATCAAATGATAGTAAAAGTAGAAAAATGTGAACCAAACCAAAAGAATTATGATATTTATAGAAAATCATATAAGCTATATACATCTATTTATCCGAGGATAAAAGATCTTTACACTTTATAA
- a CDS encoding HD-GYP domain-containing protein: MNNSNGDQSKYKREIIVFFLLAIPFVISVISYYYKNGYFPLINIISTVFLISYCIYFYFAYYESLLTRYIRKRKELMEVIDNLKSEKSEMELSMNNMSQLNKEMTDVLDRLLQNQNELKEKNEQLLYLFNISHKISYLTNIDEIVGVITKESNYKIDYQRICFMIYNSKNYFDNYYFFGKQDQDETNLIKQANNERNIAFKMLHLEDFDVLKVAIPVLSGQSIDGVIYFRLKTTYKYNESIEYILSLLNLIVIAINNARNYKNVLLQKNEIEKLYEETELINEKLKETIIQLNNSKKELEIKNKQLEDYYYDTILALSKAIEYKDEYTKGHCERVMKIADKIAEELNLSQQDRKDLRIACLLHDIGKIGIDENILNKKEKLSIEEFNEIKRHPELGFDLLKDLDFMERIKNIVVQHHERVDGKGYPRGLKDNEINVLAKIISIADAYDAMTSDRPYRHAFSKEQALNEIVKNAGKQFDKTICDVFSTIIKKGFIMIL; this comes from the coding sequence ATGAATAACAGCAACGGTGATCAGTCAAAATACAAAAGAGAAATTATAGTTTTTTTTCTTCTCGCAATACCTTTTGTGATATCGGTAATAAGCTATTATTATAAAAATGGTTATTTTCCTCTTATAAATATAATTTCAACAGTTTTTCTAATTTCATATTGTATATATTTCTATTTTGCTTATTATGAGTCTTTATTAACAAGATATATTCGCAAAAGAAAAGAATTAATGGAAGTTATTGATAATCTAAAAAGTGAAAAAAGTGAAATGGAACTGTCAATGAACAATATGTCACAATTAAACAAAGAAATGACTGATGTTCTTGATAGATTACTTCAAAATCAAAATGAGTTAAAAGAAAAAAATGAACAGCTACTTTATCTTTTTAATATATCACATAAAATATCTTATCTTACAAATATTGATGAAATTGTTGGAGTTATAACAAAAGAATCTAATTATAAGATTGATTATCAAAGAATATGTTTTATGATATATAACTCAAAAAACTATTTTGATAACTATTATTTTTTTGGGAAACAAGATCAGGATGAAACAAATCTCATAAAACAAGCAAATAATGAAAGGAATATTGCTTTCAAAATGTTGCACCTTGAGGATTTTGATGTTCTCAAGGTTGCAATTCCTGTTTTATCAGGTCAAAGTATTGATGGTGTTATATATTTTAGATTAAAAACTACATATAAATATAATGAATCTATTGAGTACATATTATCATTGTTAAATTTGATAGTAATTGCTATAAATAACGCAAGAAATTATAAGAATGTTTTGCTTCAGAAAAATGAAATAGAAAAGCTTTATGAAGAAACAGAACTAATTAATGAAAAATTGAAAGAAACAATAATTCAATTGAATAACTCTAAGAAAGAATTAGAAATTAAGAATAAGCAACTAGAAGATTACTATTACGATACAATATTAGCACTTTCAAAAGCAATAGAATATAAAGATGAATATACAAAAGGACATTGTGAAAGAGTTATGAAAATTGCTGATAAAATTGCTGAGGAATTGAATCTTTCGCAACAAGATAGGAAAGATTTAAGAATTGCGTGTTTATTACATGACATAGGTAAGATTGGGATAGATGAAAACATATTGAACAAGAAAGAAAAACTGTCGATAGAGGAATTTAATGAAATTAAAAGGCATCCAGAATTAGGTTTTGATTTATTAAAGGATCTCGATTTTATGGAAAGGATAAAAAATATTGTTGTTCAACATCATGAAAGAGTGGATGGAAAGGGTTATCCAAGAGGTCTTAAAGATAATGAGATTAATGTTCTTGCTAAAATAATTTCTATTGCTGATGCATATGATGCAATGACTTCAGATAGACCGTATAGGCATGCCTTTTCTAAGGAACAAGCTTTAAATGAGATTGTAAAAAATGCAGGGAAACAATTTGATAAAACAATATGTGATGTATTTTCTACTATTATTAAGAAAGGATTTATAATGATTTTATAG